GGCCGATAGATAGGCTGTCCCCAACAATGTGTTTCTGCATAGTGTTGACAATGGTTGTCTCCGTGGGGCCGCAGCTGTTCCAGTATGTTGCATGCTTGGCCCACAGATCAGCTAGGCTAAGGGGTAGGTTAGTACACGTAGACACTCGAAAGAAAACGTCCAAGGAAGGGAGGTTTAGCGGGGATCGACTTACTCTTGTGAAGTAGGTTCACCAGCAGTGGCAACGACTTTGATCTTGGGATACTTGGTAGGAGGGTACTTGGATAGAATAGTCGGTGTGCAAATCAAGGTATCCAGCTAAATCAACCATTTTCATCTCATGTTAGCCCAATTCACCGCCAAGCGTAGCAATTTGGTGTAATCCATCATTCAGGattctccctccctctctgACACTCACCAGCTCAATAGCGGGTTCCCACTTGGAACCCCGGATGACAAGGGTGCCACCGTTACACAGGCATGCAAAGATTTCCCAAGCAGCTGGCACTCGAATATTAGTAATGTGAAATGGAACTGGGGTGTGTGAATTCATCTCAGGGCAAGCAACATACCCATGTCAAAACTTATGTTCAGAACTTGTCCCACCCGGTGACCTGGTCGAATACCCAGGTTTCCGGGAGACATACAGACAAGATTGGCAACATTTCTATGTGTAACGTCGACGCCCTTGGGCTTACCCGTTGTACCTAACTCGCAACTTTTAGTTTTCAGCTGCTAACTGGCAGGGAGGGTGGGTATAGCAGCTGCGGCCTCGGCGCTGCTAGTGAGACCTCGAAGAAATGCACGTACCGGATGTGTAAATGATGTAACATCCACCATCAGAAGTGGCCAAATCCACCCATTTTCCATCATAGGTCAAGTcgtccagctgctgctgctgctgctgctcgatTATGACAGGAGTGGCATCGGGGCAGAGGTCACGGATGCGATGAACAGTCGATGATAGGCAGCAAACGATGTTGCCGCCAGACTGCTCAAAAACATGCCGTATAGTCGAGTCCGGAACAACGCCCCCATCAAGAGGAACATACTGGGCGCCACAGGAGAGGATGGCCCAAATGCCCACCACCATCTCGGCGCTCCTTTTCACAACGAGAGGGACCCTCTGGTGAGGGCGTACACCCAGGCTGCGGAGTTCAGCGGCCAAGGCCTGAGCCCGAGCACCGAGCTGGCGGTATGTAATTTGCCTGGTGGTTGCACCAGACAAGTCATGGAGGGCCACATTGTCAGGGAAAGACCTGACATGATGGTAGAAGGATGATGTGACGGTTGGGAAAGGGCACGGCAGCCTGGGGCCATACTGCATTGCAGTATAGTCCAAAGGGGGACTTGACATCTCCATGACACCAGATGCTATATAAAGCGTATGTCTGTATGTCTGTATGGATATGCAGGTGTCTTGATGTCGTGTGATCAAGTAGATATGGATGGGTATGAGGTGAataagaagagaagagtggtgtgaagaagaaagacaatgAGATCGGAacgtgctgctgctcgtccAACCCGACGAAGAGGCCGAGCGCCACCATTTATATACGTGAGAGGAGAAGAGTCCTTGTTCTTTCATCCCCCCTCTTCCAACGGCGAACGTCCTGCAGAACCCTGTCTAGGAAGGGTCCGGCCCATGGTGAACCATGCATCGTAGCCCTGACTACGATGCGGACAGTAGCGGATCAAAGGTATTCGACGTAGGCACGAGCGACTTGCTGGTGTGGTCTTTGCCGCTTCTGAGCGAATATGaaagtgtgtgtgtggtCTTGGTGGAAGACCCATCGAGATGCCGCCGGTGTCCAATACAAAGACACCAGGGCTCACTCGCGCGTGGAGGCTGAGACCAGCTAGGGTCAAGGGAAGAAACTGCAACATCGAGAGATACGGAAGAAGGAGTGGAGGCGAGGAGGTACAGACAGGGTTCGGGGAGAACAAGGACGAAAGGTGATATGGTACGAAGCGGTATACCAGGTCGGTTACGTACTGACCGCACTTCTCGTGATGATGGATGCTTGTGCAGGTGTGAGGGACGGGTTGACAGATCAAATCTGATTGGATACATAGTTGCCTTGCCTAGTATCGATGCGATCAAAATGCGAATATCCGCGTGGACAGTATCCGATTGCTCTCTCATGATTAATCGCGGAGTTGCTACTAGAGCTACTCCTCATGTTGCTAACCCTCCCGTTTCTCCTACTGTTGCTCCCCTCAACTTCATACCAGAGTGGAGAAGTTGTGATAAAGTGGTGTTATTAGTTGTTTAATGCAGAAAGGAGGAACGTTAGGGCCGGTTGGTCTACCGTTACATTTCCAGGAGAGGAAGTGCAGGATAAAAAGCCACAACGGTATATAGTTCAAATATACCAGCtcgggagagggagagaacGGTGATAATATGAGGGATAGAGGGATGAACAGAGGGAGATGGAGTTGTCAAGCTGACAACCGTTCACAATGTCACTGAATTTTATCCAATTAGCCTTATCCAATTAGCCGTGAAGAGGGATATGGAGGTATAGTCTGTACCCGCACGGACAGCCATAGAATTAAAGCCCGAGAGGCGAACTAGACCAGCAATTGGATCTGAGCAGCTTGGTTGCCGGCAAGAGAGAGACACGGGCTGAGAGAGAGCgaaagagagacagagcCCAGAAACGAAGGAATGCTGCGCTTGGTTACAGCGGACCAAAAAGGGAACCGAATAATACAGTGCGCAGCCCAGTCGGGGCATCCCAATGAGGCCAAAACATGGCTTGGGACACAGGCTTGGCTGAGACAATTGCGTCTGTCCATCTATACGTAAAGGTGCGTGCTTCTGACGCCTAGGTGTCGGGCAAGGCAGAACAGATGTCGTCGATGGGGTGGGCCCCCTTGCTGGCGCTCGTATAGTGGCTGCACAGCAGCGTATCTGCATCTGCCGGCCGCTGTCGACGCCGGGCGTGTTGGGCACCTCGAGGCAGCCCTTGCTGCGGTAATGATCCTGAGCCAACCGAGACACTGACCTGGCTGCTCTGCCCGTTCGTCCCATGCCATTGGGAAGGGGTCGACAGGCGGAGGGAGTCGAAAAAAAAGGTACCACCCCCACACCCcatacctaggtaggcaCACGCCCCCAGAAAAGCGCAGACTGTGAGGGGCCGTACTTGGAAGCGTGCAGAGTTGTGCAGAGCCCGTCAGGATGGGATGGCAGATCCACTACCCCGGTAACCCATGGCGGCGGATGCGGATGAAATTGGTAGGTGGTGCCACAAGGCGGCCAGCATGCGCGATGCAGCTACGGCGGTGATGGCGCTGCATCTTCATATtgggcgatgatggcgatggcgatggtgatgatgatttgaGTTGTCGATGCATGTGAGGTTTGTtatggagagagatgaaagtAGAAGCTTCGAGAGGAACTAAGATACAAGTTGCAGGAAATAGTAGCCTGAGGCCACATGCGAGGAACTTTTTTTGCAGCCCGGCAAGTCTTTTCCAGCAATACagcatggagatggaaggTGCGGCCGAAAAGGGCAATCCTGTGCAAAATGCGTGCAATTCCGTGCAATTACGGCCGATTCCGCTGATTAACCCATGCAATCTGGGCCTGAGCAGctgcttcctttttttgccctgTTTTACCTGTAAACTTTCTTTTGCATCGTGTCTTCCGCTGTCTCTGGCTGATTTTACTCTCCGCAAATAAGATGCCCGCAAGCACTGACTCTGAACCGTCATCTATCACCAAATTAATCCATGCCCTCAGCTGGTATTGCCTCTCTCTAACTACCTCGTACTATATGGATTAGTACCTACTAGGCACACTTAGTACCTGATCTGTCAACTCCCGACTAACATGGGCCTTTTGTTCTTCCCCCAACATCGTCACCACTGACCAACACCCTCAGAATGCCTGCTAGGCTGAGGTGGCCCTAGACTCGTCCGTTTGGGGTGCATTTCGACGCCCCGTCCGTGCCAGGGGGGAGCTCGAGTATGACGATAACACAGAGGAAATTAACAAGCGCCAGTCTGCCAGGTTCCTGCGTTCTCGGCCGCCCTTTGACGGCATCAGGCCCTCGTTCTGATGTGATATGTTACAGACGCCGTGCACGAGACGGCCATATGACAGCATCGACGGGCCCGCCATCGCGCTTATTGCAATCGATCACGATATCCCTGTTCCAAGTTTGCTCATGCAGTCGGACATCCAGAGCTGCGTCCAACCCAACCTCGCACCCACCCTCGACTCGACCTGTCAATCGCGGGTCGACAGGGTCAGGATCTGTCTCCCTATTGGCACGCACGACATTGCACCCTAATTGCCTACCCACGCATATGCTACCTCTTTATCTCTCCGGGGTAGAGCTCCCCGAAGAGGTAGCAGCAACGGGGCCAGAGAAGTAAATATTGAGAGAGCTTACGGCACAGCTAAGCACGAGCTTGGAGAGCTGCCGGCCTATCAGTGGAGTCCGGCGCGTGATATGCTCGGGATGCTGCCGTGCCATTCGTTTCGTACAGCTGTATATAGCACGATCCCCGCCTGCTTCTTTGCAGCCCAATGGCCGTACCCCAACTCCCTATCATATTCCCATCTAATCGCCTTTTCTCCTCGCTCTTGCGCCAACGTCTTGTCTAGCAACACCAGACACATTCTACTATCTACGTGTCATTTTTACAAGGTTCCCGGCTAAAGCGGACTGATCGGCAATCTCGTCAATATGTCCGGATCTGGATCTACGCTCGGAGGACTCATCCAGGTTTCCTCCCCGGCCGATGGTGTCAGAACCATCACCTTCAACCGACCGCAGAAGCGAAATGCTCTGTCCAGTGAGCTCTTGACCGAATTCCTCACTGAGCTGTCTGCAGCTTCcaaagatgctgctgtcaaaGTCATTGTCCTTACGGGCTCTGGCGGGTTCTTTTCGGGTGAGATTGGACATTTGACTTTACTTGGCTGATCCGAGAGGCGCCAATCGAGCGTTCGAGGAGCAAAAGACTGTCCCTCTTTTCACctgtctctttgtcttttgtctttggtctcttgtctcttgtctcgtgtctcttgttttttgCCCCTCGTTCCTTTTCAAGTGCTTCTTGGGTCCACCGAAGATGAACCCCAGCTGATGATTACCGGGGCCCTGGCCTCTGCATAATAGCCGGCGCCGATCTCCAGGATATCGCCGCGCTCGACGCGGCTGCTGCCCGATCATGCCGATATCTCGAGGATCTTTGTACTGGCATGGCGGCTGTACGAAAGCCCCTTCTGGCAGCTGTTGAAGGACCTGCAGTACGCATGACCCCCTTgcactttttttctcctaGCAGTATTTGAGATATGCTAACATGGGGCTGTCCAAGCTTGGGGGTGGGTTCGAAGTTGCGCTTATGGTGAGTGGTATTGCGTCTGCATTGCACTGAATTTGCACGTGAAAATCCCGAGTACATCATCAACTTCCTATCTCAGCGTTTATGCCGACAACATACGCACCTCCCTTCGACATCGCTTGATAAACATACAGATATGCATAGCCTTACGAATGCCGACTCTGCCAATGGGAGGCACCCGATATGCTGACATATAGATGACCGTAGTGTGATATGATATTTGCATCCAAAAGCCGAACCTACTTTGCCTTGCCCGAAGTTAAACGCGGGTTGATTCCGGGCGCGGGGGGCACTCAACGGCTCACGGCAGCGCTCGGCAAGTTCAAGGTATGTGCTTAACTGCATGCTTCTCAAGATTCCCAATTCATCCAATATCTTGTTGCTTTACTGGTACTTTCGGATTTCATTCTGGTGTGGTTCCTGTTTCATCGCAGGACTCGTGGtacttttgctgctgcacaaGAGAGGTGTGGTGTGCGAGAACCATTGTTGTCAACATGAAATCGCTTCGTATATGCCGCTCGCTCACATCAAGCCAGGCAATGCGAACAATTCTTTTGGGCAAACCCATCACTGCCGAGGAAGGACTTTCACATGGTCTTGTTTGCGAAGTCTTCGAAGACGGCAAGGTGCTCGAAGAGACTGTCAAGGTGGCCGCTGATCTAGCCGCGAATGCGACCGAAGCTATGCAActtgccaaagaggccatcTGTCGTGGTAAGATGCCGTTTGATCCCTTGTTGAACTTTTGTCGTTATCATCATTATGACTACGGCTAACGCAACATTgtgcttttttctccatcaaTAGCTGATAGTCTTGGGCGTGATGACGAGTTCGAGAGGACTCTCTATTACATCACCATGGGTACGGAGGAAAAGGTGAAGGGGGTGAATGGATTCCTCAAGAAGACTTGACTTGATTGAGATTTGCTCAATATCAACTGAGGGCCTTGCATGATGCATCGACCCAATGAGCAGAGGAGAGTCCCAGCACACATAACGTGCTTTCGGACTATAGCACGCGAAGTCAATCATTTGCCTCGTCAATTCTGAGGCATTTTGCGTGGGTACAATTGTACCTGTGCTTAATGGATGTTTATCTTTcaagaatgagaatgagatcGTAATACTCTGTACCACCCCTAAGCGTTCAGTCTTGATTATCCACTTGAAATGGCCCGTCACAATCGCCCGTTCTCTCACACAACGGCACAGCTGCCCATGCAGGTAACGTCCGGGTTCTAACGATTTCCCAAAATAACCTCATAAACAATTTTATATCGCACCGTTTGTTCCATACGGGAGAGACCTCCCGACCGTTGGCACCTTTTGCCGCAGTGAGGCAAAACGTTCTCTTAGCATCTTGCGGAATGGCCATTCTGCCAAGCACCCCACAGAAGGTGAAACTTTCGTATATCAACAAATAATGATGAAGCTTTTTACACATGAGTGCTGACATGTTTCAGTCTTGTCTTCGTAACCATGGCTATATCCGGGCTAATACCCACGGCAGACGAAGACATCGCAGATTCCCGCCGCGCGAGTcagagagatgatgctgttgcatCCCTTGGATCGTGTTCCTGCTTAGGATGAGTCTAGAAACCTGCCTTTAGGATATATGGTTGCTGCTGTCGCATTGCAGTATGGGCCCGAGACACGCATCTGCAGCCCCAACCAACCAGAAAGGCGTGGCAAACAGCGGCATACAAGCACCAGACAGATACTCACGCAGATACCACGATGCCGCATCCTGGCTGCAGATGACACTTGGCACCGCACAAGTGTAAAGTACATAGAGAGCAATGGGTGTGATGATGGGGTGGGGGCGGCATCCCTTCTTACGCAGATTGGCTTGACTGAGATTGTgccaccatccatctcaactcACGCccaacacaacacaacacaacacaacacaacacagaCCTAGATTTTGATGGCTCGCTCCAATCTCCATCAGATTCTTTCAATCGGTTGAGCAATAATGAATAGATCGGCGAGGTATGCAGATCACATGACAGTGCGACACCGCATCGTGTCTCAGTCATTTTAAAGCCGCTGCATTAGCCTGCCgcatctgcatctcttcAGGTCGAACATGGCAATTTCCATTCTATATTTACAGTCTCTCTCGTTGCTCAATCTGAGATCAAGAGACACACAGAAACATGGAGCTCCCCGTCCgtgacctttttttctctttccttttttttttcttctgtgCGAGACATCATGCCATGAGCCACATTCCTCCGCCATCTAAGACAGCAGACTTAGACACCATCTCCcgtccatcaccaccacacATGTCACGGCATCCCCTCTCTTTCACACCCTCTCTCgtgtttttttgtctctctttgctccCCTCCCCTTACCAACCCGATCCACTCTGTCCCGAAGATCCTCGCCACTACATTGGCAGTCCTGCATCGGGCCATTAGGAGTTTTTGTCCCCGGAACAGATCAGCGCGGCAAATGTGCCTCAGACACATCACATTCTCACACCATCATTCGCTGAGACACTTGAAATTACCCACGGGCATTTTTAGGAGACTCGTACtaccccccccccccccccccaatGAGCGACACACCCGTCAGGGGGTACTTCCGCCTTTGCATCCCAAAAGCAGTGCTACCAGGAACTTGGGAAAACTTGAGATATCGCGGCCTCTTTTTGGGCCGCCACGAGGCTGAGACGATCCCGCGCACCTGGTATTAGGGATATCACTTATGACGGCAATCGTCTCGTCGTCAGCTCACAATGCAGAGAGCAGTTGCAATGCAGCTACCACAAACGAAGCATCCAGGAATAGTGGATGGCATTATCGTTGAATGAGTACTATGTAGTGGTGATCAATGCAGAAACAACCCTGAATCGGCGACTCAGGGATTACCCACCGTGAATCGATTTGCTGGCTGGACCACTCTTGAGGCAGTGCAAGCGAgattcttctccttttccttcttttcaataCTCAGGTGAGAGAACAACTAGTAAGGAAATCAGGTGAGATGTTTTCCCTGTGGACGACTGCGGGGATTTTACTGAGACAGCATACAAGGAAACTCGCGATTCGGAGCGCGAGCCGCTTCTTCGGCCGCTTTCTGTTATAATCGCGAGGCTTAGCAGCGCTCTGTGCGGTATGCCTACCAATTCATATTATACACAACTATAGGTTTGGTGTATACATACTAATTTGTATATGCGGCACGTACTGGCATGGATATACACCCGTATTCGCCTCCTTTCACAGGCAGTGTTTTCATGGTAACAtatcatcttctttccaaCATATACGGGCTTCTGGATTGGCCGATCGCCCATCCCTTGCCTCCCTCTAGTGACACGTCAAACTCACGCCTACACCTTTCAAGATTTAGACCAAAGAGTTAAAAAATCCGGCTCGACATCCGGCACGGCACAAACTGACGCTAAAGGGGGGCCCCCAAAAGAAAGTCTTGCTTCTAGTTCTTCGCCGGTGCTTCGGGAACCTTTCTTTTGTTACCCGGCGGAGCTTGTGGCTCATCCCTCTGCCCCCTTGGTATTGATATTGAGAAAACAACGCTTAGACCTTTTCTTTAAGTTTGTTTTATCCCTTGACAgggtctctttttttttttttttttttttttttttttccttggcGCCGTGTAATCGGACGATTTGaccattttcttcttttctttttttcttagtaTAATGATCGGGCCGACCAGTTCCCGTAGATGATTCTTTAACGCCGAGAACAGTGGCTTCTTGGTTGTCTCGAATGTATGAAGAAAAAGCATGGTGTATTTCGCTAAAAGCATGGTATAGGTGACCTGTCATGTGGCTAATTAGGGTCTCCATTTGACAGCTCCCCGAGTTTCATTGGGTGTGTTTCGTATGAGTGAGTGACGCACGGgtgcgagagaagaaggaaaagaggtACGTTAACATTGGGGGCGTAAAGGTAGGTTTGCATGATTCCCTTAAGTGGATCGGATTGTGGAGGGGAGGCGGAGATGGGAGTTCCGGGACCAAGGCATTGGGATTAGATGTAATTTGTTTGCAAAACCTTTGAGGGAGGGATTGATATGGATGGGTGGATTGTGCATGTTGTGTTGAGGTGAGTGTATGCATTGGCTGTGAAGTATACGGGATGTGTATGTGTGTCGTGGAGAGGGTGTTGTTGACTTACCCTAGAATCAGGTTGAAATATTGGATTGAGGTATAAGAGGGAGTATAGGATGATATAGATGGGTTTGAATTGGATGTAAACTTGGGGGAGCACGTTGGGAACTATATGCTGTCTGTAGTCTAATGCATTGGATTTAAGAGAGGTTGAATCGACATCTCCAGCTCTATTCTCCTAAGCCCTCTTGATACACATGTTGACAATTTCATCGAGATGCGCATATGTTGTAAACGCAGCCCACTAAGCTCCTTTACCTATGTTCGGTGATGGAAGATCCATCTAATTGAATTTGTTCTCCTCACATGGACGTAATATATACGTTGAATCTCACGCTCACCTGATTGTATCGTATCTAGATCTTTTGCTGACAGGGGGATGCAAAGCTCCAGTTTTCACCCCCACCATTTTCCCTCAACGTCAACTCATCACTCATCACTCTCATCACATGTCAGGCACTCTCATCACCACTTACATACACAAACCTattccatcctcatcctcaattcatcttcgtctcaggtaaataagtaaatagATACAAAATGGCATCTCAAAGAAAAGCCCTGCGCGACTGGCTctacttcttcatcatcggcacCCAACTCTTCGGCATGCTAGGTTcgtaaaaaaaataacaacACAAcaaccctcctctcccccaaTCACTCACAACTAACAAAAAACATCCCCAAAGCCCTCGATCTCGTCGCATTCTACCCAAAAGCCCTCTACAaacccccctcctcccctttgcacttcctcctctccctgcGCGCCTGGTACGTCGCGTCCACCGGCGACCCGTTCTTCGCCCAGCAATCCCACCAGCCGTGGTTCGACATCTTTCTCTACATCGAAGGGCTCGTGCAATTGCCCCTCGCGGCGTATCTCGTCTATCAATTGGCTTCTAGTAAGCCCACTTCGGGGCCTGCTGAGCTTGCTGGGTTGGCGTTTGGGTCGGTTACCTTCATGGGCGCTGCGGCGTGTTGCTTTGAGTTGTTGCATATGGGTGAGGATATGGTGAGCGAGGATAAGAAGGGGTCGTTGCTGTATGGGACGTATTTGCCGTTTGCTGTCATTCGTAAGTTTCCTTTCGCATTGCTGTATTCTTGTATTTTGAGTTGTGTGTTCTGAGACTGATGGGTGATGTAGCTGCTGTATTGGCCGTGGATATGTATTTGCGGTTGCTGCCTCGTGTCTGCGAGACTGACGCCAAAGCAAAGACGCAGTGAAGACGGTCTTTCAATGTCCAAGTCATTTACATGCCAGGTATCTTGTCAAGAGAGTAATACAATGTATTAGAAAACCAAATCTTCCGGGAGCTGATTGCACTCCTTTTTCAAATACGCGGTAGCCACCCAAACTCCAGTCACCAGTCATCTCATACAATTACATGATACAAAACAGGTTCCCTTCCCATCACTTAGTCCTTTCTCTTAGAGTATCCCCATCCATTACCCACGCCGTAACCCAGCGGTGTAGCTCCGCCCATGGTCCGTCCCTTGAGCCTCCTGGGCAGAATTACGCCCATGGTGTACATGCCAGCTACCAGAAGACCAGCAATGAACGAGACCAGACTGTAAAAGACGGTGCTTGCATAGATATGTCCGCCCAGACCCTGCCACTCCACCCTGCCCTCCGTCTTGGGTAGCATCGGCGTCGGGAACCATCGCACGGAGAAGCTAAAGGGCAGCGGATCCCCAATCACAAGCTTCTT
The sequence above is drawn from the Trichoderma breve strain T069 chromosome 5, whole genome shotgun sequence genome and encodes:
- a CDS encoding enoyl-CoA hydratase/isomerase domain-containing protein, translating into MSGSGSTLGGLIQVSSPADGVRTITFNRPQKRNALSSELLTEFLTELSAASKDAAVKVIVLTGSGGFFSAGADLQDIAALDAAAARSCRYLEDLCTGMAAVRKPLLAAVEGPALGGGFEVALMCDMIFASKSRTYFALPEVKRGLIPGAGGTQRLTAALGKFKAMRTILLGKPITAEEGLSHGLVCEVFEDGKVLEETVKVAADLAANATEAMQLAKEAICRADSLGRDDEFERTLYYITMGTEEKVKGVNGFLKKT